The proteins below are encoded in one region of Anoplopoma fimbria isolate UVic2021 breed Golden Eagle Sablefish chromosome 19, Afim_UVic_2022, whole genome shotgun sequence:
- the LOC129108059 gene encoding genetic suppressor element 1-like: protein MNHESNKSPSLGMISTATRTTATVSPLSPLTNGNAVAQSANSGFAAALRKLAKQAEDPRGSAVSGESSPVSSPATSHSSPVSTPKRGSLGPLLGQTRGHGISSTPPVVTIAPTKTSNGLWRADGRQVEPSVQGLSRERVGAENNQSQQDKRTPPTLTPHPLAHHFGLTPSSVMQDPRIQSLSLPGQMHPVVPSGSVPEEYLRALRPFATSDDLRLTSLPMSLDQAAAAHAAAAAAYYHPAYMHHPLSLPRMEESLCLSALRSQFYSVPAGGAFSPLHHSALHLHMPGGRYPGDLNHTVALAERLQMENELRQRERDQEREREKEREREAGLEREREREREREEERERELDRQKERQRERQQQMVRAAESHYLAELQARRAPPDDRARPGERLTPNRPDKTKDSEHPGFPAPKPLSLQPGLHQSRGSIPHPVPSLVPSHLGKHHAAAGGIHGALAAAMMTQRANEAAWLTRQRGQGQEREGPLEMGLRSPGKGVELRRDSHRTHSVHHNPGGKDVPPCLGAPPPLISPKGPHHPPAPMTTLWNPAALVDTPADSRRKPNPLTPPSRPPPGLTRADRPTVSWGEKQEEGGRRRAEGTERYTSQRGASLQETGSWNKADQDRAIQSLYHHHHINNLHQRSVVPPSIPGTGTDLAARCQAASPSPVREQQRQQPDSILVYDEVLQQHRRLLSKLDLEEKRRREAREEGYYYELDESYDESDEEEVKAHLRRVTQQPPLKLDTSSEKVDFLRVCGLTTLAKRDELLVRKRRKRRRMMRERSLSPPAVRGKRKASSPSTPTTPLTTPYSAEQMDSTPELHEKKDFLLMFNLSHVSPQQRRDKERTEELLRAIQRKTVTLDTLRYNPLPPCSSPPAPLTGDSSSAPLPSQSNGHPYPDSPSPSPPYLHKPKHLPHNDTFKPSMDTHMTRNPPPLNPHHQKSEFMEAQPNRKLQGLQNGIGASPQKKEPNQVQNGQNRPWERFTPEAFAQHFHQAVLQSTHKTLQNKGVSNCVPEAGMKADRSLPHNISQLKNSAHIHGPQHAHVNGYHFHSLVASRETPGPRENLSDEDEEESGQEEEEDEVEAEEAPRKWQGIEAIFDAYHEYVDEWSIERQVLHSQCKRLESQNYNLTRTAEQLSLTMGDLVSQRQKVREERERLQAQLEHFRRCLTLPNIHWGRGQVNGHTPR, encoded by the exons ATGAACCATGAGTCCAATAAATCGCCATCATTAGGAATGATCTCCACGGCAACTCGCACCACCGCTACTGTCAGTCCCCTCAGCCCTCTAACCAATGGGAACGCAGTTGCCCAATCTGCAAACTCCGGATTCGCTGCTGCCCTTCGTAAACTGGCCAAACAGGCCGAGGATCCCAGAG GTTCTGCCGTCAGCGGTGAGTCGTCTCCAGTCTCTTCCCCGGCCACCAGCCACAGCTCGCCAGTCTCCACGCCTAAGCGGGGCTCATTAGGGCCCCTCCTGGGCCAGACCAGGGGCCACGGTATCTCCAGCACCCCTCCGGTGGTCACCATTGCCCCCACCAAGACCAGCAACGGCCTGTGGAGGGCCGACGGAAGACAG GTGGAGCCGAGTGTTCAGGGACTCAGTAGGGAGCGGGTGGGTGCTGAGAACAATCAGTCACAACAGGATAAGAGGACTCCGCCTACACTCACACCTCACCCCCTGGCTCACCACTTTGGCCTCACCCCCAGCTCAGTCATGCAGGACCCCAGAATACAGAGCCTCAG TTTGCCCGGGCAGATGCACCCCGTGGTGCCCTCGGGCTCCGTCCCAGAGGAGTACCTCAGAGCACTCCGACCCTTTGCGACCTCAGATGATCTACGATTGACCTCTCTACCCATGAGTTTGGACCAAGCCGCCGCGGCCCACgccgctgccgctgctgctTACTATCATCCTGCCTACATGCACCACCCGCTGTCCTTACCAAG gATGGAGGAGTCCTTGTGTCTCTCCGCGCTACGGTCACAGTTCTACTCTGTGCCTGCAGGGGGCGCCTTCTCTCCCCTTCACCACTCTGCCCTCCACCTGCACATGCCTGGAGGCCGCTACCCCGGAGATCTGAACCACACAGTGGCGCTGGCTgagag GCTGCAGATGGAGAATGAGCTCCGCCAGCGAGAGAGAGACCAAGAGCGCGAACGCGAGAAAGAAAGGGAGCGCGAGGCAGGGCTGGAacgggagagggagagggagagagagagggaggaggagcgggagagagagctggacagacagaaggagaggcagagggagagacagcagcagatggTCAGAGCAGCCGAGAGCCACTACCTGGCTGAGCTGCAGGCTCGGAGGGCACCACCGGACgacagggccaggccaggggaGAGGCTGACCCCGAACAGACCGG ATAAAACCAAGGACTCTGAGCACCCAGGTTTCCCAGCACCCAAACCTCTGTCCCTGCAGCCCGGCCTTCACCAATCCAGGGGCTCTATCCCACACCCTGTGCCCAGCCTGGTGCCTTCTCACTTGGGGAAGCATCACGCTGCTGCTGGGGGGATCCATGGAGCTCTGGCAGCTGCCATGATGACTCAGAGGGCCAATGAGGCGGCTTGGTTAACACGGCAACGAGGGCAAGGGCAGGAGAGGGAGGGTCCGCTGGAGATGGGCCTCAGGTCGCCTGGGAAAGGGGTGGAGCTGAGGAGAGACAGTCACAG AACCCATTCAGTCCATCACAACCCAGGAGGCAAAGATGTACCTCCCTGCCTCGGCGCTCCACCCCCCCTTATCTCCCCTAAAGGTCCCCATCATCCTCCTGCCCCTATGACCACACTGTGGAACCCAGCCGCCCTCGTCGACACCCCCGCAGACTCCCGCAGAAAACCTAACCCTCTGACACCACCAAGTCGGCCACCTCCAGGACTGACCAGAGCCGACAGGCCCACGGTGAGCTGGGGGGAGAAGCAGGAAgaaggaggcaggaggagggcAGAAGGCACAGAGAGGTACACCTCACAGAGGGGAGCTAGTTTACAAGAAACAGGTTCCTGGAACAAGGCAGACCAGGACAGAGCCATCCAGAGCCTCTATCACCACCATCACATCAATAACCTCCACCAGCGATCCGTTGTGCCTCCGTCTATTCCCGGTACCGGTACTGACCTGGCCGCACGGTGTCAGGCAGCCTCTCCTTCTCCGGTTAGGGAgcaacagagacagcagcccgACAGCATACTGGTGTATGACGAGGTTCTCCAGCAGCACCGTCGGCTTCTCAGCAAACTGGacctggaggagaagaggaggagggaggccaGAGAGGAAG GTTACTACTATGAACTCGACGAGTCGTATGATGagagtgatgaggaggaggtgaaagcCCATTTGAGGAGAGTGACACAACAGCCCCCGCTCAAACTGGACACATCCTCCGAG AAAGTGGATtttctgcgtgtgtgtggtcTGACCACGCTAGCCAAGCGCGATGAGCTTCTGGTgcgaaagaggaggaagaggaggaggatgatgagagaGCGCAGCCTCTCCCCGCCAGCCGTGCGGGGCAAGAGAAAGGCCTCTTCACCTTCAACACCTACAACTCCCTTAACTACCCCGTACTCTGCCGAGCAGATGGACAGCACTCCAGAACTGCATGAGAAAAAAGACTTCCTCCTTATGTTCAACCTCTCCCATGTCAgcccacagcagaggagag ataaggagaggacagaggagctgctgaggGCCATTCAGAGGAAGACTGTGACATTAGACACACTCAGATATAATCCTTTACCTCCGTGTAGCAGTCCTCCCGCTCCCTTAACTG GTGACTCCTCATCAGCCCCTCTGCCGAGTCAATCAAATGGACATCCGTACCCAGACTCTCCCAGCCCCTCCCCTCCCTACTTACACAAACCCAAACATCTCCCCCATAACGACACATTCAAACCCTCCATGGACACCCACATGACCCGCAATCCTCCACCCTTGAACCCCCATCATCAAAAGTCTGAATTTATGGAGGCTCAGCCAAACAGGAAGCTCCAGGGACTCCAGAATGGCATTGGTGCTTCTCCTCAGAAAAAGGAGCCCAATCAAGTGCAGAACGGACAGAATCGGCCCTGGGAGAGGTTCACACCTGAGGCCTTTGCTCAGCACTTCCACCAGGCCGTGCTGCAgtccacacacaaaacactgcaGAACAAAG GAGTCTCAAATTGTGTCCCTGAGGCCGGCATGAAGGCCGACCGCTCGTTGCCGCACAACATCTCTCAACTGAAGAATTCAGCTCACATCCATGGCCCTCAGCATGCACACGTCAACGGCTATCACTTCCATTCCCTTGTAGCCAGCAGGGAGACTCCAGGACCACGGGAAAACCTGTCTgatgaggacgaggaagagTCTGgtcaggaagaggaagaagacgaggTGGAGGCGGAAGAAGCTCCGAGGAAGTGGCAGGGTATTGAAGCTATCTTTGATGCCTACCATGAGTATGTTGATG AATGGAGTATAGAGAGGCAGGTTCTTCACAGTCAGTGTAAAAGACTTGAATCACAGAATTACAATCTGACCAGAACCGCAGAGCAGCTCTCTCTCACTATGGGG GATCTGGTGAGTCAGAGGCagaaagtgagagaggagagagagagacttcagGCCCAGCTTGAGCACTTCAGGAGGTGTTTGACGCTACCTAACATTCACTGGGGCAGGGGGCAAGTCAACGGGCACACGCCCAGGTGA